The sequence GGTATTTATTGCTGTGATTGTGTATTTGTTGACATTTCCAAACATATAGCAGTAATATTACATCCACAGAGTCTAATCTAGTAGGTCAAATTTAAAAACATGCTGGCAACAACTTGAATTCCCAAAGATAATAAAAATGCCTTCCTGTGTAAACTTTCATCCTTTATCAAATATCCGGGAATTGCTTTAATATATACACTATTACAAATATGCTGTCCATTTATAGCTTTAAGAAAATCGAAGGCCGTTTTATGTTAAGAGACTGACTTGGCAATTCCCTACCTGTTGTTCCATATGTTCTTGAAAAGGTTGAGTGCCTCTTGCAGCCGGTTTGTTTGATTGTCTTCTCGAATTACCATATTGTAGCTGCtgcttgcaactacaaatataatAGCAGTGACAtctacaaatgaagaaaaaagttttTATGAGAtgaatcaacaacaaaaaaaaaaaattcttaaagacAGATAAATGGCAAGATAAACCTACCATTAAAGCACTGAATCCACTTCCTGCGCTCATCTCTCTGGCCGCCAACATCAAACATACTGTAAAACACCAGTAAAACTATTAAAACTTTTCCATACGTCAACCAAAGATTCATCCAAAAGAGCTTTTCCATACAATTAAGTTTTATGGATTGAATTTCGGCATTGAATTGAGGAAATGGCGCCTATTATTTAGTTCAGACATAAAATGCATGATTTGTGCATAATTGGGAGAATACTATGATGTAACCAAAAATATGTCAGTtgcaatattttaaacatgtagCACCAAGTATTTGTGTAATCAACTTAGAAATGATGGTGCAAACAAACGTTCAGGTTCATCCTTTGACTGTAATGGACATGGCTACAGTTGTCTGTCCAGCAATCTATCCAAATTTTGGAATATCTCCAATGATAACATGCTAATGAAAGTGCATAATCCCAAAATGCAGTTAGCAGATTTGCTAGAACAGCACACCTCACTCCCGAAAACAAATTACCAAACACTATATTTATATCATCAGTTGTGATTTCAAGTCAAATTAAATGTTCATTAATATAACAAATGGGGTAAAAGCACACTTGAAGGAGAAAAAGGGATGTTGTTTCCAGGTACAAGTTATTACTACAATTAAGGTCAGTCCAGTTGAAAGCATACAGCCATAAGCAATAATTATTCATATAAGGCACTTAAGAGAACAAAGGCTGGTTAGAATATGAATTCTGAAATAGATTAATCTTCAATTGACAGAATTGACTTCACAAAGATagctttaaatttgttttttttttttgtttttttaaattagggaaagattttaaaaattaaagcattAAGTAGTTTACAACTCAAGACATTTACAATTTGACTTATACTTTATTAATAGCAAATGTCTCCTCGGTATATTGATGAAAACCTAAAAATCTCTCAATAAAGTCAGAAACCTGACAAAGTGATTTCCtgacaagtttttatttttcatagctTACCTGGTGTTTAAAGGTTATGTAATGAAAATATCCCGAGTGATCTCAGTGTTCACCAATTATTTAGCAATACTATAATAATGTTTGaaactttattttgttaaatgtttaactTAAACAGCATTTATATTTTCAgttaatgaaacagaaaatgtcaGTCATGTTCACATGCAAGATAAATTACATGGTCCAGGATGATCAAATCATTCTCTAATAAAAGAAATCTTAGCCTCCCAAGCTTACAAAATCCCCCTATTTTGTGTTATAGTGGATGAAATCCCCCAACCCACTACAAAAGAAATCCAGGAAAtgagaacaacacaaaaaaaacaacacactggTTGTTTGAGCCTAGCGGAGGATAAGGGCTAGATATTAAAGCAGACTACTTACTGAAAGTTGACCTTGTCCACCTGGAACCGGGTTTCAAAGATCCCGGATGTCAAAACTCTGCACCTGAGAAGGTCCTGTCACAGAATAAGCAAAGCCCCATTTAAATTTCTTACAATAAAGTCATATTTGATGAATATGAATATAGTTAATCCAAATACTTGTACAAAACCAACACTTTAATAGCTTACCTGGTCAGAAGGTGTGTAGTCACTTTGTTTGACAATGTCAATTTTAtccaaaaaactgtttttaaaaaaaaaagagagagagagaccacttAAAACTATTGTTATTAAATGCTAGCAGTTAGAACTCTACAATTGTAAAATGACCTACACGATGGAATCTCCAAAAGGATATTTAAAACTTCACAAATGGAAAGCAAATAGTGTACTCCTACCTCCACCAACATAACCCCTTccaagtatcaaaaaaaaaaaaaaaaacacaacatattcCCTTCATTACTGTGAGCCACAGTATTCAAGAATAGTTTTCAGGGTCTATGGCTCACTTCCCATTATGCATGAAATATAGACAGCTCAATAAGCCCTTCCAAACATGTGAGAACACCAGAGAATCAggccaccacactggggagtgcctaAGCTACTGGGGACAGTGGTAGCTTGTAAACTGCTCACCTGATTACATTGCAATGCAGTGTTATGCCAGCCAAGATGGTTTTAGCGAGAATGTGCTATTCCTGCTCTTCTGGAGATCAGCTATTTAAAAGTAACTTGTTGGCAAAAATAGCCAAGAGTCCTGTGAGTAGGACACAGACATGCTACGCAGAAACTGAAAACTGCAACTAGCCCACACTCCAACTACTCTTCTCCTGTGTTGCTTGTTATCTGTTGGGGGTGGCCACTACTGCACCATCTCTTGCACACCCAAACGCCAGAGGGGGCTGGGGAGATAAACACTGTATGTGCAAAGCTGCAGTGTTTTGTGTTGGTCCTAGGTACATGTAAAATCAAGCATTGCAGAAATAAGGCCTGTGCTTTAACCGTCCTTCAACTCACAAAAGATAGTGCAAGAAAAAAGACGCAACACAGGCTTTGCAAAACGACTTGACATTACAAGTCAAATCCTAAAATAGTTCCCAGACGCCCTGGCCTCTAGCAGCGTTACCATGGTGATGGAACCACATAGTCTATTTATAGAATATCAGCTCAAAATCTTCTGAGAGGTCTGGAGAGGTGCCAGGCTGCCTGTGCAGCTCCAAGTGACGCTGGACATTGAAAGAGTGAAAGAGTACTTTAACCCATGACCTCCTCTACACTGCCAGGCTCTAAGACTGTGACTAAAGCATTTCAGATAAAGTTTGTCAAATGACAGCACCACCTTATTTTTACCTTTTGACATACTGTACGAAGAAACAGTATAAAACCACAGTTCGTCACAATGTCAAAGAGCTGGCAATGAAGAGCAACCCAATGCCGACAAAGAAACCAGCCATTTGGACCAACCCCACACTGCAGCTGTCCATCAGAAGACTTAAAATTTAACAGAAATCTAAAACACAATCTTTGAATCTTAgtgtttatgattattttttcctagcctaaaaataagaaaaactagGTTAAGGAAGAGACAAGGGTTTAATGGGGGACAGTGGGAAAAAGTAGCTATAACCAGAATACACCACTTCTTAATTAAATATCTAAAAAGCAATGCTAAAAATGTCaagaagaaatatatataaaatggtacACAATAGCCACTCCAAATTTATGTTCTATAGTTCTCCAGCCGAACAACTTTTGCGATGTGAAAGTGACCCTTATGCCCACATCCAcaatcccttttttctttttaactgcaGATTAATTCCACTGGACACCAAAAGGTAAAGCTCAGCATATCCAGGTAACACAGAATAGGAGATCATGCTAAATGTGCAAAACGGCCTGGCACAACAAGAGAATGGAGGAGGGTACTATCAaatccaaagctacacaggagGAGGATACTTGGCAGCTCCAAGCTCACCTTGAGACTTGGGGCCAGTCTTTAGCTTAGATATACATcatcatttttcataaaatttaatttcaacaaGGAGTACAGAAGTAAAGAGGCCAGGAGGAGGATGTAAAGTTCTGGAGCACATGAGAAGTGCTACTCTCTTCACAAGCCCCCAGTGCACATTCCTTAGGCCCCCAACCAAACAGCCCCGCCtcttcaaagaaaaagaaaaaaaaaaagacttactaTAAATAgccaactcactctctctctcccttgaTCGCCCACTCGCTCACACAGGCAGCCTCCCGTTTACATAAGCAGCGTGGGGGAGGGAGCAGCTTCCGCGGATCTCCTTTACATAAACATGCCATGCAGCTGGGAGGGAGCTGCTTCCAGGACGCAGCGACAAGAGGGTCATGGCATCCGCTCCCGCGTGCTGGCCACGCACATGACATATCAGTCACTTTGCGGTCAGTACTACTAACTGTGCCCCCCGTTTTCAATATCAAATGAGACCTTTTTACTGCTAGCTTCAGGACTAAGGCATTCACAGAGTGACAAACAACTGAGTCATGCAATGGCTTAAACAGAATAGGACGACGACCACCAAGTAACTAAATCTCAGCGCAATAAATAAGCAGGAAATACATATCTGATACCCAGAGGATAGAAAGAATCCCATTACAGCAAAGTCCTACATCTCAAATCCCACTTGTGCCGAGACTCCCTCAGCATGGTTTGAACAATTGGGATTTAGTTAGGACAAAACAAACATGTATGATGTGAAGTGCGCATAAAGAAAATTCTGAATTTTATTAATGAACAAAGAACATTGAGCAATTAAGATGGGAATGGAAGAAAACAACCCTGTCCTTGTGTCAAATATATGCATCCCCTGGAGGCAAAGAGAATCACAGCACTTTTAACATTCAGGTTTACCAAAGAAAAAACGACACTCCAAAGCACCTGGCATAACTCAACCTAAAACGTGAAAGTTCTGACCCTACTAGTTAATCTGAGTAATGGACaataactttattaaaataaatgttactgcTTATTTATCATGACTGCCCATATTCATTGCTCAGCTACTTAGAGTGGCTTTGACGCACTTCCCTCAGTAGCCTACACCACTACATTACAAGCAGATCACTTTCCCCAAAcccgaaaataaataaataaaaggcaacaATGAAACTCACTACTGGGCACAATCAATCAGCTGGTACTCATTGGAACGCTCATAGCAGGCTTTCACCCCTTCATCCTGCCATAGGATCTTCGTGTGCTCGTAGAATTCCtgcaaaataaaattcagaatgtCAGTTCTACCCAAATATCCAGAGCAACAGCAGATATGAGGGTTTAATGAGAAACCAGTCACCAGCAGCCAGACAAACACAAACTTAAAGTGACCACTTCAGCACTGACCAAACAGAAAGGACTACATTATAGTTTTTACAAGATTCTGCTGAAGCTCACTGAGCAACAGCAGTTGCTGTCTGAAAAGTCAGTGAGACCACATCCTGCATTACTAATGCTGCTGCTACCACCTCGAAAAGGTTAAAGTTCTAAATTTGACTAATTACTACATATCTTTCAGACCTGTTTCAATGGAAGTAGACATGTATTTTCTACCTGCAAGATGCTACAATCATCAAAACAAAATGCCACAGTGCAGCACAATCAATCAATAGGAAGATCTCAGTGCATGCTCAAACACATATTCTTCAGATTGTCCCCTCTATTTTAATAGTCTTTCAATTTGTAAGGGGTTGTCTTTTAAGTTAAAGTCCATTAAGGAGACTGGGCTATTTCAAAGGGACAGGGAACTTGggtactatagggtggtccagatctaattatgcaattttcattacgctgtaacttaaagtttattacatagaaaatcacccgaaaaatccctgaccatcgagaagtgtgcgaactgacgacatgaagaatcgtcttcatgcagaactggaatcgtctccgcataaatcaaagtcatccagacgatctggatgtgcataattagatctggaccaccctgtattattcACACGTAATGCCACAGCACTTTTGTTTAACAATTAAAtcatacacatttcattttcCTACAGCAGAGAACAGCAGAGCTGACAAGAGTGATCAAAGTAAACCGAAACGTACTGGAAAAGATGTCATACTTTTGTAATGCTGATGTAAACAAGGCTAATGTCTTCATGTTATCTAGTCACTTTAATGGGAACAAAGACACTGGCAAGCCTGAAAACTGAGATGGGTGGTATTCCTCCTCAAGTAAAAAATTAATATGGCAACTTGTCAACCACTCAAGGACACAGGATATACTGTGAAGAGAAAAGTATCACAAtgcaagcaaaaaataaaaccgGGCCTGACTGAATACGAACACCTAATGCTGTGCAATTTTGGATTGTTTCACCAACCATAAAATCTCATATTGCAAAGCATGACAATACTTCAATATATTTGCTAACCCTGCAAATATACATCCATACAAAATATTGAAATCACAGAGAAATGCACTGCACATAGTATGTAGCATACTAATAAACTTCATGCAACACACCACGTGTATCTCATGAACAGCATTCTTCCCACAATTCACCACAGTGGccttctttccaaaaaaaaaaaaaaggcggaTATTCTTCAGTATTTGTGAAGCACAAAACTAAACCACACTTGAGACACCCACGTCAAAATGTTTTAAGTTAATCAACTCAAACAAGCATGATCCAACTCACTCACCGCAGGGAACTCAAAATCCTTCTGGCTGACAATGTTGAGGATATAGTCAATTCGAGACTGATTCTCTGGAATGGCGAGCTGCACAGGTGGGGCCAATGTGTTCATTGCTGTCACTATAGTCTGCATAACACAAAGCAGagtttggataaaaaaaaaaaagccacttgAGGCCAAGAGACATTAAGGTACCTGTTTTTATAGCCGCTTACCTCAATTGCTTCTTTTATGTTATTCTTAATATCTtgaattttctgctttttctctcTGCAACATAAAGATAGACAACAGTATCAGCCAAGCtgcagagtccacaacagaactccATCAGAAAGAAGCTTCAAAATATGTGAAGCAGCAAGTTCACACTGCAATGTGGGCAAGTGAGCTGGGCAAGAAAGGTTAAAAAACTTTAAACCTCTAGGCTGCCAGTTCAATTCCGGCTTGTGAATTTTTGTGTTGCCCTGAGTAAGTTACCAAATGTGACTATgctccaaatgtaaaaaaaaaaaatctgtaaactgCTGTAATGtaccaatttaaaataacaaagtttAAGCCATATTGACAGCCAAAGTAATACTAAAATTCCAATACCATAATCCTACCCAGCTGGCCATTGCACCAGTCATTATTCTTCCTAGTTTCATCCTAATTCACTGTTCCAGCAATCAGTCCTTATGTTAAGCTCAGTATTCTCGATACCAGAAAGCAGCCACTGACATAAACAGCTGTGCAGAGTTTGTTGAAAGACATGCAGAACTATATTTCTGTTACATCCTCTTTGTAATCCATATTCACTGTGCTACTACAAAATAATTTCCCAAATAGCATGAACAGGTCCTGCTGCATATTCAACTTACTAATTGCCGTATAATTTTATCTGTACTGTAATTGTATCTTCATCAAACTCctgacagaaaaaaggaaaagattttaaaatatcttgtaCTTTACTGATTCAATATGGACTGTTGATTAGAAGCAAGTGAATCTGTAGGGCTGAATATTGTTGACATTGCCTTTTGTTGTAATCACTTCAACCAGACATTTCCTGTACCTATAGATCAAATTACTGAGACATACAGGTAATTGGGCTCATTCCTCTTAATAGGACTGCTCTGAATCACTTGGATTCATCAGGCGTTTTGTATGAACTTCCCAGATCAGGTCATGCCATAGTATATCATTTGAGAAAAGGTTACGACTTGGAATAGTCCATTTCAAAGCAGGAAATGTCTTCTGCTGCTGTCATTCTATTTAGATTTACTTGGGTGTTTATGATTTAATTATCCATTCTGCATGAGCCACACTCTTAATACCCAGAAATCCCTGTGGAATTTGCTTGTACAAGTCATATTTCCATATACCTTCATTAATAGAAAGCTGTCCAAGTGTCACAAATTATTTTACTCCCATTATACGTTTAATACCTAGTTGTACATTTGGGAGGTGTTTTTGTTGGAACATATCTTTTaatgaaatatacattttatcatttgtgccataaacatttatttttgacttataattctgaaaaaaatacttCCAACCAGGAACCTTTTGGATTATCTAGGTAGTATGTAGCAAAGGTTATATGGGCaataaagcactttttttttattttatttttttttatttaaagagcactGGTCTTCTCCTTGGGATtccccattcacactccccatattTTGCATTCTTCTTAATTGAAGTACATTAGCCACTGTGAAAAAGGCCAACAGCTCCTTACGCCGTCT comes from Polypterus senegalus isolate Bchr_013 chromosome 14, ASM1683550v1, whole genome shotgun sequence and encodes:
- the gnas gene encoding guanine nucleotide-binding protein G(s) subunit alpha isoform X2 is translated as MGCLGNSKTEDQRNEEKAQREANKKIEKQLQKDKQLYRATHRLLLLGAGESGKSTIVKQMRILHVNGFNAEEKKQKIQDIKNNIKEAIETIVTAMNTLAPPVQLAIPENQSRIDYILNIVSQKDFEFPAEFYEHTKILWQDEGVKACYERSNEYQLIDCAQYFLDKIDIVKQSDYTPSDQDLLRCRVLTSGIFETRFQVDKVNFHMFDVGGQRDERRKWIQCFNDVTAIIFVVASSSYNMVIREDNQTNRLQEALNLFKNIWNNRWLRTISVILFLNKQDLLAEKVLAGKSKIEDYFPEFARYSTPDDATPEPGEDPRVTRAKYFIRDEFLRISTASGDGRHYCYPHFTCAVDTENIRRVFNDCRDIIQRMHLRQYELL